GTGAACCTCCTGAACCCCAGTACGGCGTACATGCGCGACCATCTGCGCATCGTCTGGTCCGGTTTCATCGTCTGGGCGCTCATCGTCTTCGGCCCCGTGACGCTGACGGCCATCGCACCCGAAACGATGACGTCGATAACGGTGCCGCCGGGCTTCCCGCTGCATTACTTCACAGTGGCCTTGGGCGGCCCGACCGGGGCGCTGCTACTCGCGTTCTGGTACGCCCGCAAGCGCGACGCGCTCGACGAGAAGTACGGTATCGACCACAGTGGCGTCGGGACTGACACCGCGTCCGACAGCGGTGAACGGGGCGAGGCGGCGGCCACTGACGGGGGTGTCGAGCAGTGACGGTCCCGCTGCAGGCCGAAGCGCTCGATATCTCGTTCAAGCTCGTCCCGGCCATCCTCGTCTTCCTGATGATGGCCTCGTTCCTCGTCATCGGCTACGTGTTCAAGGTGGCCGACACCGAGGGGATGTGGGTCGCTGGCCGCGGCATCGGCAACATCGAGAACGGGATGGCCATCGGCGCGAACTGGATGTCCGCCGCCTCGTATCTCGGGCTGGCCGGGCTGGTCGCGCTGTCAGGCTTTTACGGTCTGGCGTTCATCGTCGGCTGGACGACC
The Haloarcula sp. CBA1129 genome window above contains:
- a CDS encoding DUF4212 domain-containing protein produces the protein MTDNDIHDGSSDRSVAPDGGTATDAARKHQNTNYLDEEVNLLNPSTAYMRDHLRIVWSGFIVWALIVFGPVTLTAIAPETMTSITVPPGFPLHYFTVALGGPTGALLLAFWYARKRDALDEKYGIDHSGVGTDTASDSGERGEAAATDGGVEQ